One Mycobacterium kubicae genomic window carries:
- the ruvA gene encoding Holliday junction branch migration protein RuvA, whose protein sequence is MIASVRGEVLGIALDHVVIEAAGVGYRVNATPSTLATLRQGAEARLITAMIVREDSMTLYGFCDTETRDLFLTLMSVSGVGPRLAMATLAVHDAAALRQALADGDVTALTRVPGIGKRGAERMVLELRDKIGPVGASSSGVPAVNGHAVRGPVVEALVGLGFAAKQAEEATDKVLAGEPGATTSSALRAALSLLGKAR, encoded by the coding sequence CATAGCGCTCGATCACGTGGTGATCGAGGCGGCCGGGGTCGGGTATCGGGTGAACGCCACCCCGTCGACGCTGGCGACGCTGCGGCAAGGCGCCGAGGCGCGGCTGATCACCGCGATGATCGTGCGTGAGGACTCGATGACGCTGTACGGGTTCTGCGATACCGAGACCCGCGACCTGTTCCTGACATTGATGTCGGTGTCGGGCGTCGGGCCGCGACTGGCGATGGCCACACTGGCCGTGCACGACGCGGCCGCACTGCGGCAAGCGCTGGCCGACGGTGACGTCACCGCTCTGACGCGGGTGCCGGGTATCGGCAAACGTGGCGCCGAACGAATGGTGCTGGAGCTGCGGGACAAGATCGGCCCGGTCGGCGCATCCTCGTCCGGAGTCCCGGCGGTCAACGGGCACGCGGTGCGTGGTCCGGTGGTGGAGGCCTTGGTCGGGCTGGGTTTTGCGGCCAAGCAGGCGGAGGAGGCCACCGACAAGGTGTTGGCCGGTGAGCCGGGTGCCACCACGTCCAGCGCGCTGCGGGCCGCGCTGTCGCTGCTGGGCAAGGCCCGATGA
- the ruvB gene encoding Holliday junction branch migration DNA helicase RuvB: MRDDDLPERDVSPALTVGEGDVDVSLRPRSLGEFIGQARVREQLQLVIEGAKNRGGTPDHILLSGPPGLGKTSLAMIIAAELGSSLRVTSGPALERAGDLAAMLSNLVEHDVLFIDEIHRIARPAEEMLYLAMEDFRVDVVVGKGPGATSIPLEVAPFTLVGATTRSGALTGPLRDRFGFTAHMDFYEPPELERVLARSAGILGIELGAEAGAEIARRSRGTPRIANRLLRRVRDFAEVRADGIITRDVAKAALEVYDVDELGLDRLDRAVLSALTRSFGGGPVGVSTLAVAVGEEAATVEEVCEPFLVRAGMVARTPRGRVATALAWTHLGMTPPAGVAQPGLFD; this comes from the coding sequence ATGAGAGACGACGACCTGCCGGAGCGCGACGTGTCGCCGGCGTTGACGGTGGGTGAGGGTGACGTCGACGTCAGCCTGCGGCCGCGTTCGCTGGGGGAGTTCATCGGGCAGGCGCGGGTGCGCGAACAGCTGCAGCTGGTGATCGAGGGGGCCAAGAACCGCGGCGGCACTCCGGATCACATCCTGCTGTCCGGGCCGCCGGGGCTGGGGAAGACGTCGCTGGCCATGATCATCGCCGCCGAACTCGGGTCCTCCCTGCGGGTGACCTCGGGCCCGGCGCTGGAACGCGCCGGCGATCTGGCCGCGATGCTGTCCAACTTGGTCGAACACGATGTGCTGTTCATCGACGAGATTCACCGCATCGCGCGGCCCGCCGAGGAGATGCTCTACCTGGCGATGGAGGACTTCCGGGTGGACGTGGTGGTCGGCAAAGGGCCGGGCGCCACGTCGATTCCGTTGGAGGTCGCGCCCTTCACCTTGGTCGGTGCGACCACCCGATCCGGCGCGCTGACGGGTCCGTTGCGCGACCGGTTCGGGTTCACCGCGCACATGGATTTCTACGAGCCGCCCGAGCTGGAGCGGGTGCTGGCTCGTTCGGCCGGGATTCTGGGTATCGAGTTGGGCGCCGAGGCCGGCGCGGAGATCGCGCGCCGGTCGCGGGGCACGCCACGGATCGCCAACCGGCTGCTGCGCCGGGTTCGCGACTTCGCCGAGGTGCGCGCCGACGGCATCATCACTCGCGATGTGGCCAAGGCCGCGTTGGAGGTCTACGACGTCGACGAACTCGGTCTGGACCGGCTGGACCGGGCGGTGTTGTCGGCACTGACCCGCAGTTTCGGCGGAGGGCCCGTCGGGGTGTCCACGCTGGCGGTGGCGGTCGGGGAGGAGGCGGCCACCGTGGAGGAGGTGTGCGAGCCCTTCCTGGTGCGTGCCGGTATGGTCGCCCGTACCCCGCGAGGCCGGGTGGCGACCGCGCTGGCCTGGACTCACTTGGGCATGACGCCACCAGCCGGCGTGGCGCAACCAGGGCTGTTCGACTAG
- a CDS encoding DUF1304 domain-containing protein — protein MLTAALIVAGLAAVLHVYIWTMESLTWTSPRTRATFGTTREEAETTKLLAFNQGFYNLFLAIITGIGIAAVATGHHGIGSALIFAGVGSMAAAALVLLISARDKARAAVTQGLFPVIAIVLLVLALAT, from the coding sequence ATGCTCACCGCCGCGTTGATAGTCGCCGGGCTGGCCGCGGTATTGCACGTCTACATCTGGACCATGGAGTCGCTGACCTGGACCTCGCCGCGCACGCGAGCCACCTTCGGGACCACGCGGGAGGAAGCCGAAACCACCAAGCTGCTGGCCTTCAACCAGGGCTTCTACAACCTGTTCCTAGCCATCATCACCGGCATCGGCATCGCCGCCGTCGCGACCGGACACCATGGCATCGGGTCGGCGCTGATATTCGCCGGCGTGGGGTCGATGGCCGCTGCTGCGCTGGTTCTGTTGATCTCCGCACGCGACAAGGCGCGCGCCGCGGTGACCCAAGGCCTGTTCCCGGTGATCGCCATCGTCTTGCTGGTTCTCGCGCTGGCGACTTAA
- a CDS encoding PE family protein produces the protein MSSFVFATPEALAAAAGDLRGIEEVLQAATTAAAPLTTAIVPMASDEVTAAVTRLFGTFGQEFQTLSAQAALFQDQFMQALAAGGGAYAAAEAANGGWLQNVEQNVLGLINAPTNTLLGRPLIGDGTNGAAGTGQAGGAGGILWGNGGVGGSGAAGRTGGRGGDAGLFGNGGAGGAGGTGAAGAAGGVGGAGGAGGLLSGFGGVGGAGGTGGAGAGGVGGAGGVGGAGGAGRALFGGGAGAGGAGGMGGAGDIGATGTAGAGAVGGHGGTGFAGGAGGAGGDGGASYGLLSAGGAGGVGGTGGTGGHGGTGGTGVGYSVDGGTGGTGGNGGSAGAGGTGGSGGFLGAAGHAGGAGTGGVGGTGGTGGQGDAGVAGMSAAVPSMGGQGWQGGAGGQGGNGGAGIGGVGGGAGGHGGTGGGGGGGGNGGNNTGIASGGVGTGGMGGQGGTGGAAGAAGMGVDGGAAGANGAGGTGGHGGNGGMGATGADGKNSMFSPTAGGQGGQGGAGGTGGTGGAGINGVGGGQAGTGGTGGSGGTGGNGGTNTGTTSTGATGGGAGAQGGQGGTGGAAGAAGAVTDGGKAGSIGTGGTGGHGGTGGNGATGANGVDDSTSPTAGGQGGQGGAGGRGGTAGAGINGSGGGQAGTGGTGGNGGGGGNGGTNTGITSTGASGGGMGADGGQGGTGGAAGAAGAVTDGGKAGSVGTGGTGGHGGTGGNGATGANGVDDTTSPTAGGQGGQGGAGGRGGTAGAGINGSGGGQAGTGGAGGNGGGGGNGGTNIGITSTGASGGGMGAQGGQGGTGGSAGASGAVIDGGKAGGNGTGGNGGTGGNGGDGATGADGLNGLDPTPGNQGGQGGAGGQGGSSGAGINGVGGGNAGNGGIGGRGGNGGDGGINAGYTETAPSGGGTGVHGGQGGTGGTAGAAGSQVDGGAAGFNGTGGTGGTGGAGGTGASGLNGTSGATPTEGDQGGAGGAGGAGGTGGAGINGIGGGAGGQGGVGGFGGSGGQGGINTGSSPLPFSANGGQGGTGGIGGTGGAAGAGGTSGGEGGAGGTGGNGGNGGQSVLLGGGGGGGGAGGQGGATGGGGAAAGQGGTGGTGGTGGQVNAPAQNALAAGGSGGGGGGGGLAAGDAPGMGGGGGGGGAGGGLAFGSMLGGGGGGGGAAGGPGGTGGNGGAGGTAVALDAGNLGIGGPGGAGSSGGTGGGGGQGAAANATYPNSAGNGASGSDGSAGGAGGGPEQTAQGGQGGTAAGQGGSGGLAYEQFFSDHSGGAGQSS, from the coding sequence ATGTCGTCTTTTGTGTTCGCAACACCTGAGGCGCTGGCCGCAGCGGCGGGCGATTTGCGCGGAATTGAGGAGGTGCTGCAGGCGGCCACCACCGCCGCGGCGCCGCTGACCACGGCGATCGTCCCGATGGCGAGTGATGAGGTGACTGCGGCTGTCACCAGGTTGTTCGGCACCTTCGGTCAGGAGTTCCAAACGCTCAGCGCGCAGGCGGCCCTGTTCCAGGACCAGTTCATGCAGGCGTTGGCGGCAGGAGGCGGCGCGTATGCGGCGGCCGAGGCCGCCAACGGCGGGTGGCTGCAGAACGTGGAGCAAAACGTATTGGGGTTGATCAACGCGCCCACCAACACGTTGCTGGGGCGCCCGCTGATCGGCGACGGTACCAACGGTGCGGCAGGCACCGGGCAAGCCGGTGGCGCCGGCGGGATCTTGTGGGGCAACGGCGGCGTCGGCGGGTCGGGGGCTGCGGGCCGGACCGGCGGTCGCGGCGGTGACGCCGGCCTGTTCGGAAATGGCGGAGCCGGCGGAGCTGGCGGAACGGGTGCGGCCGGGGCCGCTGGTGGTGTCGGTGGAGCGGGCGGTGCCGGCGGCCTGTTGAGCGGGTTCGGGGGCGTCGGAGGCGCGGGTGGCACTGGAGGTGCCGGGGCCGGCGGCGTCGGCGGAGCCGGCGGGGTCGGCGGTGCGGGCGGAGCCGGCCGGGCACTGTTCGGCGGAGGCGCCGGCGCCGGTGGCGCGGGCGGGATGGGCGGCGCCGGCGACATCGGTGCCACTGGAACAGCCGGTGCGGGAGCGGTGGGCGGCCACGGCGGTACCGGGTTCGCCGGTGGCGCCGGTGGGGCCGGTGGTGACGGCGGGGCCAGTTACGGGCTACTGAGTGCCGGTGGAGCCGGTGGGGTCGGCGGCACCGGAGGCACCGGCGGCCACGGTGGGACCGGCGGTACCGGCGTTGGTTACAGCGTCGACGGCGGCACAGGCGGCACTGGCGGCAACGGTGGCAGCGCCGGAGCGGGCGGGACCGGCGGCAGTGGCGGATTCCTGGGCGCCGCTGGACACGCTGGCGGCGCGGGCACTGGCGGTGTTGGTGGCACCGGCGGTACCGGCGGTCAAGGCGATGCTGGCGTGGCGGGCATGTCAGCTGCCGTGCCGAGCATGGGTGGGCAGGGCTGGCAAGGCGGGGCGGGCGGTCAAGGCGGCAATGGTGGCGCCGGTATCGGCGGGGTCGGCGGCGGCGCCGGCGGTCACGGCGGCACTGGCGGCGGCGGGGGCGGCGGCGGTAACGGCGGCAATAACACAGGCATCGCCAGTGGCGGAGTCGGCACCGGCGGCATGGGCGGCCAGGGCGGCACCGGCGGCGCCGCGGGAGCAGCGGGCATGGGCGTCGACGGTGGTGCCGCAGGCGCGAATGGCGCCGGCGGGACCGGCGGTCATGGCGGCAATGGCGGTATGGGAGCCACCGGAGCCGACGGCAAAAACAGCATGTTCAGCCCGACTGCGGGTGGACAGGGCGGTCAGGGCGGCGCCGGGGGCACGGGTGGCACTGGCGGGGCCGGCATTAACGGAGTCGGCGGCGGGCAAGCCGGCACCGGGGGCACGGGTGGCAGCGGCGGCACAGGCGGCAACGGCGGCACCAACACCGGCACGACCAGCACCGGAGCCACCGGCGGCGGCGCCGGCGCCCAAGGCGGCCAAGGCGGCACCGGCGGCGCTGCCGGCGCGGCAGGCGCCGTCACCGACGGCGGAAAAGCCGGCAGCATCGGCACCGGAGGCACGGGCGGCCACGGCGGCACCGGCGGCAATGGCGCCACCGGCGCCAACGGCGTCGACGACAGCACGAGTCCCACCGCCGGCGGGCAGGGCGGTCAGGGCGGCGCTGGCGGACGGGGCGGCACGGCCGGCGCCGGAATCAACGGCAGCGGTGGCGGGCAGGCTGGCACCGGCGGCACCGGTGGCAACGGCGGCGGCGGCGGTAACGGCGGCACGAACACCGGCATCACCAGCACCGGAGCCAGCGGAGGCGGCATGGGCGCTGATGGCGGTCAGGGCGGCACCGGCGGCGCCGCAGGCGCGGCAGGCGCCGTCACCGACGGTGGAAAAGCCGGCAGCGTGGGCACCGGAGGCACGGGCGGCCACGGCGGCACCGGCGGCAATGGCGCCACCGGCGCCAACGGCGTCGACGACACCACGAGTCCCACCGCCGGCGGGCAGGGCGGTCAGGGCGGCGCAGGCGGACGGGGCGGCACGGCCGGCGCCGGAATCAACGGCAGCGGTGGCGGACAGGCCGGCACCGGCGGCGCCGGTGGCAACGGCGGCGGCGGCGGTAACGGCGGCACCAACATCGGCATCACCAGCACCGGGGCCAGCGGCGGCGGCATGGGCGCCCAGGGTGGCCAGGGCGGCACCGGCGGCAGCGCGGGGGCGTCAGGCGCCGTCATTGACGGCGGAAAAGCCGGCGGCAACGGCACGGGAGGCAACGGCGGCACGGGCGGAAACGGCGGCGACGGCGCCACCGGTGCCGATGGCCTCAACGGCCTCGACCCCACCCCTGGCAACCAAGGCGGCCAAGGTGGCGCGGGCGGACAGGGCGGCAGCAGCGGCGCCGGCATCAACGGCGTCGGCGGCGGGAACGCAGGAAACGGCGGCATCGGCGGCCGCGGCGGCAACGGAGGTGACGGCGGCATCAATGCCGGCTACACCGAAACCGCACCTAGCGGCGGCGGCACGGGCGTCCACGGTGGTCAGGGTGGCACAGGAGGTACCGCAGGAGCGGCGGGCTCGCAGGTCGACGGCGGCGCAGCGGGCTTCAACGGCACTGGCGGCACCGGCGGCACGGGCGGGGCCGGCGGCACTGGTGCTTCTGGTCTAAACGGCACGTCGGGAGCCACACCTACCGAGGGCGACCAGGGCGGCGCCGGCGGGGCGGGTGGCGCCGGCGGCACGGGCGGGGCCGGCATCAATGGAATCGGCGGCGGGGCCGGCGGTCAAGGCGGCGTCGGGGGCTTCGGCGGATCCGGTGGACAGGGCGGCATTAACACCGGCAGTTCCCCGCTGCCCTTCAGCGCGAACGGCGGCCAGGGCGGCACGGGCGGCATCGGCGGTACCGGCGGAGCGGCTGGCGCTGGTGGCACCAGTGGTGGTGAAGGCGGAGCAGGCGGTACCGGCGGCAACGGCGGCAACGGCGGCCAAAGCGTTCTCCTCGGCGGGGGTGGCGGCGGTGGAGGTGCGGGTGGCCAAGGCGGCGCCACTGGAGGCGGCGGAGCCGCCGCTGGCCAAGGCGGCACTGGCGGTACTGGCGGCACCGGTGGCCAGGTCAACGCTCCCGCCCAAAATGCACTTGCCGCCGGTGGCAGTGGCGGTGGCGGAGGAGGCGGCGGATTGGCTGCAGGTGACGCGCCCGGCATGGGCGGAGGCGGCGGTGGTGGCGGCGCGGGAGGCGGTCTCGCGTTCGGCTCAATGCTGGGTGGAGGCGGCGGGGGCGGCGGTGCGGCGGGCGGCCCCGGCGGCACCGGCGGGAACGGCGGCGCCGGCGGTACCGCTGTTGCCCTGGACGCGGGAAACCTTGGTATCGGCGGGCCGGGCGGTGCCGGGTCCTCGGGTGGTACCGGCGGCGGAGGTGGCCAAGGTGCCGCGGCGAACGCCACCTATCCCAACTCGGCGGGCAACGGTGCTTCGGGCAGTGATGGGAGTGCCGGCGGTGCCGGCGGCGGACCCGAACAGACAGCGCAGGGCGGTCAGGGCGGCACCGCGGCTGGACAAGGCGGCAGTGGCGGCTTGGCGTACGAGCAATTCTTCTCCGACCACTCCGGCGGTGCGGGCCAGTCCAGCTGA
- the car gene encoding carboxylic acid reductase, producing the protein MSTPTLDERLERRIEQLIANDPQFAAAAPDPAVGAALEQPGMRLPQIIQTVLDSYADRPALAQRVVEYVKDPATGRTSMELLSRFETLTYGELSERVGALGRALLNESVRAGDRVCALGFNSVDYATIDMALGQIGAVSVPLQTSAAITQLQPIVAETEPTLIASSVAQLRDAVALILSGEHKPAKLIVFDYHPQVDDEREAVEDARAQLSDAGVAVETLSDVVERGKGLPAAPAPASDDDDPLALLIYTSGSTGAPKGAMYPQSNVGKMWRRSSRNWFGESAASITLNFMPMSHVMGRGILYGTLGNGGTAYFAAKSDLSTLLEDLELVRPTELNFVPRIWETLFGEFQRQVERRLAEAGDAADRTAIEAEVLAEQRQYQLGGRYIFAMTGSAPTSPELRAWVEALLEMHLMDGYGSTEAGMVLFDGEIQRPPVIDYKLVDVPDLGYFGTDRPYPRGELLLRTENMFPGYYKRPETTASVLDEDGWYRTGDVFAEVEPDHLVYVDRRNNVLKLAQGEFVTLAKLEAEFGNSPLIRQIYVYGNSAQPYLLAVVVPTEEALARWDLETLKPKIADSLQTVARQANLQSYEVPRDFLIETTPFSLENGLLTGIRKLAWPKLKQHYGERLEALYAELAQGQANELAELRRNGADAPVLQTVSRAAAAMLGTAASDLSPDAHFTDLGGDSLSALTFGNLLREIFDIDVPVGVIVSPANDLEAIAAYIEAERQGTKRPSFAAVHGRGATEVHASDLTLDKFLDEATLAGARDLPKPTAEVRTVLLTGATGFLGRYLALEWLERMDLVDGKVIALVRAKSDEEARARLDRTFDSGDPKLLAHYQELAADHLEVIAGDKGEANLGLEPQVWQRLADTVDLIVDPAALVNHVLPYSELFGPNALGTAELIRIALTSKQKPYTYVSTIGVGDQIQPGQFTEDADIRQISATRQINDNYANGYGNSKWAGEVLLREAHDLCGLPVAVFRCDMILADTTYAGQLNVPDMFTRMMLSLVATGIAPASFYELDADGNRQRAHYDGLPVEFIAEAISTLGAQNVGEGFQTYHVMNPYDDGIGMDEFVDWLIEDGNSIQRIADYGQWLQRFETSLRGLPEKQRQASLLPLLHNYQQPEKPLRGSLAPTDRFRAAVQDAKVGPDKDIPHISPAIIAKYVSDLRLLGLL; encoded by the coding sequence ATGTCAACTCCCACTCTCGACGAGCGCCTGGAGCGCCGCATCGAGCAACTCATCGCCAACGACCCGCAATTCGCAGCCGCCGCTCCGGACCCGGCAGTCGGCGCCGCCCTGGAGCAGCCGGGCATGCGACTGCCGCAGATCATCCAGACGGTTCTGGATAGTTACGCCGACCGGCCGGCTTTGGCGCAGCGGGTGGTGGAGTACGTCAAGGACCCGGCGACCGGGCGCACCTCGATGGAGTTGCTGTCCCGCTTCGAGACCCTCACCTACGGCGAGCTGAGCGAGCGCGTCGGGGCGCTGGGGCGCGCCTTACTCAACGAGTCGGTGCGCGCCGGGGACCGGGTGTGCGCGCTCGGATTCAACAGCGTCGACTACGCGACCATCGACATGGCGCTCGGACAGATCGGCGCGGTGTCGGTTCCTCTGCAGACCAGCGCCGCGATCACCCAGCTGCAGCCCATCGTCGCCGAGACAGAGCCCACCCTGATCGCCTCGAGCGTCGCGCAACTCCGGGACGCCGTCGCATTGATCCTGTCCGGCGAGCACAAGCCCGCGAAGCTGATCGTGTTCGACTACCACCCGCAGGTTGACGACGAGCGGGAAGCCGTGGAGGACGCCCGTGCACAACTGAGCGACGCGGGGGTTGCCGTCGAAACGCTGTCCGACGTCGTGGAGCGCGGCAAGGGGTTGCCCGCCGCGCCGGCCCCCGCGTCCGACGACGACGACCCGCTGGCTCTGCTGATCTACACCTCCGGCAGCACCGGTGCCCCCAAAGGTGCGATGTACCCGCAGAGCAACGTCGGCAAGATGTGGCGCCGGTCCAGCCGCAACTGGTTCGGGGAAAGCGCCGCCTCGATCACGCTCAATTTCATGCCGATGAGCCACGTCATGGGACGCGGCATCCTCTACGGCACGTTGGGCAACGGCGGCACCGCCTACTTCGCCGCCAAGAGTGACCTTTCCACGCTGCTCGAGGACCTCGAGTTGGTGCGGCCCACTGAGCTCAACTTCGTGCCGCGGATCTGGGAGACGCTGTTCGGCGAGTTCCAGCGCCAGGTCGAGCGCCGCCTCGCCGAAGCCGGTGACGCGGCCGACCGGACGGCGATCGAGGCCGAGGTCCTGGCCGAGCAGCGCCAGTACCAGCTGGGCGGCCGGTACATCTTCGCGATGACGGGCTCGGCGCCCACCTCCCCTGAGCTACGGGCCTGGGTGGAGGCACTGCTCGAGATGCACCTGATGGATGGCTACGGCTCGACCGAAGCCGGCATGGTGCTGTTCGACGGTGAGATCCAGCGTCCCCCGGTCATTGACTACAAGCTGGTCGACGTCCCGGACCTGGGCTACTTCGGCACCGACCGCCCCTATCCCCGCGGCGAGCTGCTGCTGCGGACCGAGAACATGTTCCCCGGCTACTACAAGCGCCCGGAAACCACCGCCAGTGTCCTCGACGAGGACGGGTGGTACCGGACCGGGGACGTCTTCGCCGAGGTCGAACCCGACCACCTCGTCTACGTCGACCGCCGCAACAACGTGCTCAAGCTGGCGCAGGGCGAATTCGTCACCCTGGCCAAGCTGGAAGCCGAATTCGGCAACAGCCCGTTGATCCGGCAGATCTACGTCTACGGCAACAGCGCACAGCCCTACTTGCTGGCGGTCGTGGTGCCCACTGAGGAGGCGCTGGCGCGCTGGGACCTGGAGACACTGAAGCCCAAGATCGCCGACTCGCTGCAGACCGTGGCTCGGCAGGCCAACCTGCAGTCCTACGAGGTGCCGCGCGACTTCCTCATCGAGACCACGCCGTTCAGCCTGGAGAACGGTCTGCTGACCGGTATCCGCAAGCTGGCGTGGCCGAAGCTCAAGCAGCACTACGGCGAACGGCTCGAAGCGCTCTACGCCGAGCTGGCCCAGGGGCAGGCCAACGAACTGGCCGAGTTGCGGCGCAACGGTGCCGACGCGCCGGTGCTGCAGACGGTCAGCCGGGCCGCGGCCGCGATGCTGGGAACGGCGGCCAGCGACTTGTCTCCCGACGCCCACTTCACCGACCTGGGTGGGGACTCGCTGTCGGCCCTGACGTTCGGGAACTTGCTGCGCGAGATTTTCGACATCGACGTGCCGGTGGGTGTCATCGTCAGCCCGGCCAATGACCTGGAGGCGATCGCGGCCTACATCGAGGCCGAGCGCCAGGGCACCAAGCGGCCTTCGTTCGCGGCCGTGCACGGGCGTGGCGCCACCGAGGTGCACGCCAGTGACCTGACGCTGGACAAGTTCCTCGACGAAGCCACGCTGGCGGGTGCCCGCGACCTACCGAAGCCCACCGCGGAGGTGCGCACGGTCCTGCTGACCGGCGCCACCGGCTTCCTGGGCCGCTATCTGGCTCTGGAGTGGCTGGAACGCATGGACCTGGTCGACGGCAAGGTGATCGCGCTGGTGCGGGCCAAGTCCGACGAGGAGGCCAGGGCCCGGCTGGACCGGACCTTCGACAGCGGTGACCCGAAGCTGCTGGCGCACTACCAGGAGCTTGCCGCCGACCACCTGGAAGTCATCGCCGGCGACAAGGGCGAGGCGAACCTGGGCCTGGAACCCCAGGTGTGGCAGCGGCTGGCCGACACCGTCGATCTGATCGTCGACCCGGCCGCCCTGGTCAACCACGTGCTGCCCTACAGCGAACTGTTCGGCCCCAACGCGCTGGGCACCGCCGAGTTGATCCGCATCGCGCTGACCAGCAAGCAGAAGCCCTACACCTACGTGTCAACGATCGGTGTGGGCGACCAGATCCAGCCGGGCCAGTTCACCGAGGACGCCGACATCCGGCAGATCAGCGCGACCCGTCAGATCAACGACAACTACGCCAACGGCTACGGCAACAGCAAGTGGGCCGGCGAGGTGTTGCTGCGCGAAGCGCACGACCTGTGCGGGCTGCCGGTGGCGGTGTTCCGCTGCGACATGATCCTGGCCGACACCACCTACGCCGGTCAGCTCAACGTGCCGGACATGTTCACCCGGATGATGCTCAGCCTGGTCGCCACGGGCATCGCTCCGGCCTCATTCTACGAACTCGACGCCGACGGCAACCGGCAACGCGCCCACTACGACGGGCTGCCGGTCGAGTTCATCGCCGAGGCCATCTCCACGCTGGGCGCGCAGAACGTCGGCGAGGGATTCCAGACCTACCACGTCATGAACCCCTACGACGACGGCATCGGGATGGACGAGTTCGTCGACTGGCTCATCGAGGACGGCAACTCGATCCAGCGCATCGCCGACTACGGGCAATGGCTGCAACGGTTCGAGACCTCGCTGCGCGGGCTGCCGGAAAAGCAGCGTCAGGCCTCATTGCTGCCGCTGCTGCACAACTACCAGCAGCCGGAGAAGCCGCTGCGGGGATCGCTGGCGCCGACCGACCGGTTCCGCGCCGCCGTGCAGGACGCCAAAGTTGGCCCCGACAAGGACATTCCGCACATCTCCCCCGCCATCATCGCCAAGTACGTCAGCGACTTGCGCCTGCTCGGCCTGCTGTAG
- the gabT gene encoding 4-aminobutyrate--2-oxoglutarate transaminase, translated as MASLEQSRHLVTEIPGPASLELTKRRNAAVSHSVGISMPVYIARAGGAILEDVDGNRLIDLGSGIAVTTIGNAAPRVVDAVRAQVEEFTHTCFMVNPYEGYVAVAETLNRITPGSGEKRSVLFNSGAEAVENAIKIARSFTGRSAVVGFDHAYHGRTNLAMALTAKSMPYKSGFGPFAPEIYRAPLSYPYRDGLIDKELATDGEKAAARAITVMDKHVGADNLAAVIIEPIQGEGGFIVPAEGFLPALLDWCHQNDVVFIADEVQSGFARTGAMFACEHDGIEPDLIVTAKGIADGFPLSGVTGRAKIMDAPHSGGLGGTFGGNPVACAAALATIETIEEEGLVERAQHLEGLITEPLRRLQSSDDRIGDVRGRGAMIAIELVKSGTAEPDPELTNQLATAAHAAGVVILTCGMFGNVIRLLPPLTISDELLTEGMEILTGLLGDL; from the coding sequence GTGGCCAGCCTGGAGCAGAGTCGCCATCTGGTCACCGAAATTCCCGGTCCCGCATCACTCGAGCTGACCAAGCGCCGCAACGCGGCGGTGTCGCACAGCGTGGGCATCAGCATGCCGGTCTACATCGCCCGGGCGGGCGGCGCCATCCTCGAGGACGTCGACGGCAACCGGCTGATCGACCTCGGGTCCGGCATCGCCGTGACCACCATCGGCAATGCGGCGCCCCGGGTGGTCGACGCGGTGCGCGCGCAGGTCGAAGAGTTCACCCACACCTGCTTCATGGTCAACCCCTACGAGGGTTACGTCGCCGTCGCCGAAACGCTCAACCGGATCACGCCCGGCTCCGGCGAGAAACGTTCGGTGCTGTTCAACTCCGGCGCCGAAGCCGTCGAGAACGCCATCAAAATCGCCCGATCCTTCACCGGCCGGTCCGCCGTCGTCGGGTTCGACCACGCCTACCACGGGCGCACCAACCTCGCGATGGCCCTGACCGCCAAGTCGATGCCCTACAAGAGCGGCTTCGGCCCGTTCGCCCCCGAAATCTACCGCGCGCCACTGTCCTATCCCTACCGGGACGGATTGATCGACAAGGAACTGGCCACCGACGGCGAGAAGGCCGCCGCGCGGGCCATCACCGTGATGGACAAGCACGTCGGCGCCGACAATCTCGCCGCGGTGATCATCGAGCCCATCCAGGGCGAAGGCGGGTTCATCGTGCCGGCCGAGGGTTTCCTGCCCGCGCTGCTGGACTGGTGCCACCAGAACGACGTGGTCTTCATCGCCGATGAGGTGCAGTCCGGCTTCGCCCGCACTGGAGCGATGTTCGCCTGCGAGCACGACGGCATCGAACCCGACCTCATCGTCACCGCCAAGGGCATCGCCGACGGCTTCCCCCTCTCCGGGGTCACCGGCCGAGCCAAGATCATGGACGCCCCCCATTCCGGCGGCCTGGGCGGGACATTCGGCGGCAACCCGGTCGCCTGTGCCGCCGCGTTGGCCACCATCGAGACCATCGAAGAAGAGGGCCTGGTCGAGCGAGCCCAACACCTGGAGGGGTTGATCACCGAACCGCTGCGCCGGCTGCAGTCCAGCGACGACCGCATCGGTGACGTGCGCGGCCGCGGCGCCATGATCGCGATCGAGTTGGTGAAATCGGGCACCGCCGAGCCGGATCCCGAGCTCACCAACCAGCTGGCCACCGCCGCGCACGCTGCCGGCGTCGTGATCTTGACCTGCGGCATGTTCGGCAACGTCATTCGCCTGCTGCCGCCCCTGACCATCAGCGACGAACTGCTCACCGAAGGCATGGAGATCCTGACCGGCCTGCTCGGTGATCTCTAG